The DNA sequence TGTCAATACAGAATTGTTATCGATCTTGTGATAATTATAACTTACTTGATACAGCATGAAGAATTTCAGAAACCATAATAGTATAGGCTTCCAATActatttctttttaaatatatttatcaaacttaataaaaaatcGTTGAAActcaatatatttttataaatataaggTCTTAAATTTGGGCGTAATTTTCTTATCAATTCATACTTTTATATTATTGCAAAGTTGATTATTCTTCCTCCATGTCCCATTGCTTTCCCAAAATTTCACTCTATTAAAGCCAATGGAGAAGGAACAATCAACTTTGCAATAATATAAAAGTACGAATTGGATCATAAAAAAGTGGTCTGCTCCCCACCACGATTCTTCTAGCTTCTAAGGTGTTCTACACTTCTACTGGTGAATGCTAGCCTACACCTGTCCAATTGAGGTGGTTGGCACGCCTGCCACCGGCTGGCACAGGCTTGTGACTTTCATGTTGCTTTTCGGTTTAACCCCTATacgtttcttttattttattatgacCAGCATAGTTAGTATTAGTAACACTACAAAAACTCCCCAAATAAAATGAGATTTTCTGTTTTGATCATTTGGTCCTGTCTGCTTtgaagctttttttttttggtattttgcTTTGAAGCTTTGATACACATGAAATTACCTTTTTCTGAACAATGTCCAGGCTGGACAGCCCAACCCGAACCAAGCTTGGCTCCAGGCCCCGTCCAGCAGCCCAACCTTCCGCAATCTTCATCTTCTTTGTCGTAGTTCCAACTTCTTATCCCCTTTTAACGCCTAATAATTCACCACTAATTGACACGGTACTTATCACTTTATAGTTTATAGTATGAATAGATTGAGTCCCCAAAGAGTAGGTGCTCTGTCAAAATACTTCAAAGTTCTTCTCATCCGGGATCTGGCCTGGACCCAGCGCCATACTTTCTCGAAATTTAATTCATCACGGCTTATTTTTGGGCTCAAATATTGCAATAGCGTTTCTTCAAACTATTTCCCACAATACATAACCCAACATATTAGCTCATTAACAAGCCCAGTCGAGTGGCCCagtatgaataaaaaatatatgactATATGTTCTCATTTATTTCCACTTTTGCCATCggcaattttattaaatattggcctaaccagaaaaaaaaaaagtgaataatttcatactattaaataaaattttatacaattaaaaatattattaataactatttgataactataaatcataaaaatttcTGACTAACAATATATCAAATACTGATGTATCAATTATTTTAAccgttaattttaattaatatatattatatatattttttataatttagattaaGAGTTAAAATAACTGGGACTGCCGATTCTCTTGAAATGTTTCTTATATCATTTTCCCCCACAAGGAATGCATATAATGATAATATGCGCTGGGTCGAAACAGCAAAAAGTGGCAGGCGTACCATCCACCTCAATTGGACAGGTGTAGGCTAGCATTCACTATGTTGTGTAGAAAGAGCTAATAAATTTGTGTTGCTCTTTCGCTTTCGCATCAAAGTGAATCCTCGAGAACCAACATACATATTAAACAAGCAAGGTGTTTCTGGTTCAGACAGAAATGGAGCATCCAAGAAAGGCTTTTGGTTGGGCAGCTAGGGACGCATCTGGCATTCTCTCCCCCTTCAACTTCTCAAGAAGGTACTATTCTGTGGCTTTTATGTTCTTTTCACGGTAACATGCCTGCTATAACAGACTCTACTCTCTGCAGGGAAACTGGAGACAAAGATGTTACTTTCAAAGTGCTCTACTGTGGGATATGCCACTCAGATCTCCACATGCTCAAGAACGAATGGGGCAACTCCACTTACCCCTTAGTACCTGGGTATCTATCTACGAATAAATGctcataaataaaacaaataatattGGATTATTGTAATTCTAATTTGAGTATCAAATTATATATAGGCATGAGATTGTGGGGATAGTAACAGAGGTGGGAAGTAAGGTAGAAAAGTTCCAGGTTGGAGACAAGGTGGGAGTTGGGTGCATGGTCCAATCCTGCCGCAACTGCCAAAACTGCGCTCACGATCTTGAAAACTACTGTCCACAAATGGTCCTCACGTACGGCGCCAAGAACGTTGATGACACCATCACCTATGGAGGTTACTCAGATTTCATGGTTGCCGATGAACACTTTGTGATCCGAATTCCGGATGCCCTGCCTCTTGACTGTGCCGCTCCTCTCCTCTGTGCCGGCATCACTGTGTACAGCCCCATGATATATTTTGGGCTCAACAAGCCCGGTCTGCATTTGGGCGTGGTTGGGCTGGGCGGGTTAGGCCATATGGCTGTGAAGTTCGCTAAAGCCTTTGGGATGGAGGTGAGTGTGATTAGCTCTTCTCCCGGTAAGAAAAATGAAGCCATTGAACATCTTGGAGCCGATTCGTTTGTGCTTAGCACTGACCAACATCAGATGAAGGTAATTAAATAACTAACAAACTAAACTCTTTGAAACGTGATTTATTGTGAATAAGTAATAGATGGAACTTTTGTTCTGTGTATCCACCAGGCTGCAATGGGCACCTTGGATGGTATTATTGACACAGTTTCTGCGGTTCACCCTTTGGTTCCTTTGATTGGTCTGTTGAAGTCTCATGGGAAGATTATCATGGTTGGTGCACCAGAGAAGCCTCTAGAACTACCAGTCTTTCCTTTAATTATGGGTAAGTCCATCATAGTACAATCATAATCATGCCTTCTGTCTCTAATATTCAAGGCCGGTAAAATTAAAacttcaaaaatttaaaattttgactgAGGTTAATCAAAATCTgagaatatataataaaattaaataataagtttttaaattagttaacATGTGTTTTTAAGATCACTgcttaaaattattaattgaaatttttttatataaaaaaactatattaacattaattatatatatttctaaGACACCTgttagttaaattttaaaataatatatttatataaaatatataaaattttaaagatttttttgttttataaattttttgaattagtCAACTATATAAAGGGTTCAAATAATTTACAGATCATGTCATATTTTTAATTCTTGACTAATTTTTTAGCAATCGAATTTTAACCAACGTCTACATACACCAAATAAATGACAAAATTTCAATCACGTCAGTTTTGTTACCCTATCCATCCAGTTCTCAGAACATTGGATTTCATGATTGTTAAAATGACGATGTTAATTACAAATGTTATGTGTTTTTGTAGGGAGAAAGTTAGTAGCTGGGAGTTGTATTGGAGGGATTAAAGAGACACAAGAGATGATTGATTTTGCTGCCAAACATGGTGTTAAACCTCACATTGAGGTTATCCCTATCGATTATGTGAACACAGCAATGGAGCGTCTCCTCAAAGCGGATGTGAAGTATAGATTTGTCATTGACATTGGAAACACATTGAAGCCAAGTTCTTAATAAATTTACGTCATTCATGTATCAAAGAGTGAACTTAGGagaattattttcttaattatgCATCATGaagtattaaaataaaataaaaacagtgGTCCATGAGTTTTAAAATGAAGAAATTTATTTTTGCATTAATAAAAATGTTTGTTATATTACtaagttatcttttttttttgttattcattttctttttcatccaCCTTTATTCTTTATTCTTTATACCCTAGATAATTCTTTATAAACATATAATTTTGAGTTAcctttattatttattactgatacaaaatttataaaaaaatgtaataCTATCGTAATTGAATAAACATGACGAATCTTGCCTATCATATATGAAGAATTAATTTGAGTtaagaatttcaaaaattacaacACAAATTATACTACCATTAGAAATTAAAGACTCATCACCAAATAGCCAATGGCCAATTATACAATATAGATTTCTATATACAGATATTCTCTTAGAAGGGTATGATGATGAGACGTGGAATAATGTTGGTAGGTAGGAGAATAGTTTGCAGATGTAGTTCAGAGAGCTTGAGAGTTTGAGAGCGTGATGGGAGAGTTGAGAGGCAAGCCATGCTACTGACATTGGCTTGACTTGGATATAGTGGAAGTGAATTTTTGAATGTTTGGCCCAATAATGGAATATTGGACTGTGATACTAGGTCTCGAAGTAGATCTTTCATTGTTTGgctttattattaatttgttatgctttttcttctttattgaACTTCCTTATGTGGTTTGGTCTCCAAAGTCCAAACCCACATCATAAATACTTTAGAAATTATTGGACTATGGTACTGAGTCTTTTTAAATAGTTTTTgaactattaaatatttttgttaatcaaaaaaaaaggaagaaggcTTGGTTGATTAACACTAATAGTTCAATAACATCAAGTAATTAGtatgaaaatattttagaaacTATTTAGaagtataaattaattttagtatataatcaATTTTGAACATACCAATAATATGATTGAAATAGTTATTATTTAAACTGAATTGA is a window from the Arachis stenosperma cultivar V10309 chromosome 3, arast.V10309.gnm1.PFL2, whole genome shotgun sequence genome containing:
- the LOC130967086 gene encoding probable mannitol dehydrogenase, yielding TSKVFLVQTEMEHPRKAFGWAARDASGILSPFNFSRRETGDKDVTFKVLYCGICHSDLHMLKNEWGNSTYPLVPGHEIVGIVTEVGSKVEKFQVGDKVGVGCMVQSCRNCQNCAHDLENYCPQMVLTYGAKNVDDTITYGGYSDFMVADEHFVIRIPDALPLDCAAPLLCAGITVYSPMIYFGLNKPGLHLGVVGLGGLGHMAVKFAKAFGMEVSVISSSPGKKNEAIEHLGADSFVLSTDQHQMKAAMGTLDGIIDTVSAVHPLVPLIGLLKSHGKIIMVGAPEKPLELPVFPLIMGRKLVAGSCIGGIKETQEMIDFAAKHGVKPHIEVIPIDYVNTAMERLLKADVKYRFVIDIGNTLKPSS